A single genomic interval of Drosophila virilis strain 15010-1051.87 chromosome 2, Dvir_AGI_RSII-ME, whole genome shotgun sequence harbors:
- the Fip1 gene encoding pre-mRNA 3'-end-processing factor FIP1, which yields MADDTNEDSWLYGTSNPDSTTNEISNGSDALAAEHEALAAVTGEKPGTGALPAFPKEELLEYAEFEDPAKEMEEDEEALPDTTDGKARIVPGADPGASGLDDAASQEDAEMTDLMEVAPGTMPRKERNGSGSDDDDDDDSDDDINVVIGDIKSAPSTYNIKQRPNLLAGATAADKAKPTAQAGKFSIEDFEGAGTINGVAVHEFSIDSLEEKPWRKPGADITDYFNYGFNEETWRAYCERQKRFRVAESGVGLASLTQNVNQSATSMGMPDGGNSGGLSGPMGMGGPMHHHQPLVVLGDGPMQMPPPGMPPMMQHQPRPGMGMMARPPRPISTTGGVKENAIQVMTAECREYSRGGLGPMAPNFPPPGAADEPFFHEPEPFDYGYEPTQESQWGNDNPGWVPTGIKELTPGPAHHPPQQQQQQQPPPQMGGPPGMPQMNVPPPQMGGPPPQLRGQHAPPGMMPPNMRMPHNIGMGPPPGMMRMPHNMNMGPQQRMPMASNTGNSNNSNIPAASSSDRRSESYDDDRERRRREKDKQLKKEQLRKDFLDMLRERHDIERHTRWYDIKKKFESDPRYRALDSAYREEYFEDYLHILKEEKRKERDHKERDRERSNRDKERSRDKDKDKEKEKDKEKDKDKDKDKEKEGSSRREGRSRSRDKSSRRKSKSREKDRSERSSKQSTSSTSNSSSRSEKKKSHRKDKEEEE from the exons ATGGCAGATGACACCAATGAGGATAGCTGGTTGTACGGCACATCGAATCCAGACTCAACGACCAACGAAATATCAAACGGCAGCGATGCATTGGCGGCGGAGCACGAGGCACTCGCAGCAGTGACCGGTGAGAAGCCTGGAACTGGCGCGTTGCCTGCTTTTCCCAAGGAGGAGCTGCTGGAATATGCCGAGTTCGAGGATCCTGCCAAGGAAATGGAGGAAGATGAGGAAGCGCTACCAGATACAACGGACGGCAAGGCGAGAATAGTGCCCGGCGCAGACCCTGGCGCCAGTGGATTGGATGACGCTGCCTCACAGGAGGATGCTGAAATGACAGATTTGATGGAAGTCGCACCCGGCACAATGCCGCGCAAAGAGCGCAACGGCTCGGGGTCcgacgatgatgacgatgatgattcTGATGATGATATTAATGTGGTGATTGGCGACATTAAATCAGCACCCAGCACGTACAACATTAAACAACGACCCAATCTGCTGGCAGGCGCAACAGCTGCAGACAAAGCCAAGCCAACAGCTCAGGCCGGCAAGTTCAGTATCGAGGACTTCGAGGGCGCTGGCACCATTAACGGCGTCGCCGTGCACGAGTTCAGTATAGACTCGCTGGAGGAGAAGCCCTGGCGCAAGCCCGGTGCTGACATAACCGATTACTTTAACTATGGCTTCAACGAGGAAACGTGGCGCGCTTATTGTGAGCGCCAGAAACGATTCCGCGTGGCTGAGAGCGGTGTAGGCCTGGCCAGTCTAACCCAAAATGTGAATCAAAGTGCCACGTCAATGGGCATGCCCGATGGCGGCAACAGTGGCGGTTTAAGCGGGCCAATGGGCATGGGCGGTCCCATGCATCATCACCAGCCGTTGGTTGTCTTGGGCGATGGACCCATGCAAATGCCGCCGCCAGGAATGCCGCCCATGATGCAGCATCAGCCGCGCCCTGGCATGGGCATGATGGCGCGGCCGCCACGTCCCATATCTACGACTGGGGGCGTCAAGGAGAATGCCATACAGGTGATGACGGCAGAGTGTCGTGAGTATTCGCGCGGTGGCCTCGGACCTATGGCACCCAATTTCCCTCCACCGGGTGCTGCCGATGAGCCGTTCTTCCATGAACCAGAACCATTTGACTATGGTTACGAGCCTACCCAGGAGTCACAGTGGGGCAATGATAACCCCGGCTGGGTGCCCACTGGCATTAAGGAGCTAACTCCTGGCCCCGCACACCACCcgccccagcagcagcagcagcagcagccgccgccgcaaaTGGGCGGACCCCCGGGAATGCCGCAAATGAACGTACCACCACCTCAAATGGGCGGACCGCCCCCACAGCTGCGGGGACAGCATGCGCCGCCCGGCATGATGCCGCCCAACATGCGCATGCCGCACAACATAG GCATGGGTCCGCCGCCAGGCATGATGCGTATGCCGCATAACATGA ACATGGGCCCACAACAGAGGATGCCCATGGCAAGCAATACCGgtaatagcaacaacagcaacatacCAGCCGCATCTTCGTCAGATCGCAGATCAGAGAGTTACGATGACGATCGCGAGCGGCGGCGGCGAGAGAAGGACAAGCAACTGAAAAAAGAACAG CTACGTAAAGACTTTCTGGACATGCTGCGTGAGCGGCACGATATTGAGCGCCATACGCGCTGGTATGACATTAAGAAAAAATTCGAATCGGATCCGCGTTATCGGGCTCTGGATTCGGCCTATCGCGAGGAGTACTTTGAGGACTATTTGCACATACTAAAGGAGGAGAAGCGTAAGGAGCGCGATCATAAGGAGCGCGATAGGGAACGAAGCAATCGCGACAAGGAGCGCTCTCGCGATAAGGACAAAGACAAGGAGAAAGAGAAGGACAAAGAAAAGGATAAGGATAAAGATAAGGATAAAGAGAAGGAAGGAAGCTCAAGGCGCGAGGGACGTTCGCGATCGCGTGACAAGTCCAGTCGCCGGAAATCCAAGTCGCGCGAAAAGGATCGCAGCGAGCGCAGCAGCAAGCAAAGCACCTCTTCAACATCCAACTCGTCCAGTCGAAGCGAGAAGAAGAAATCACATCGTAAGGACAAAGAGGAGGAGGAATAG
- the Hr83 gene encoding COUP transcription factor 2 — translation MSLVSLYNACQVCGDQSSGKHYGVSCCDGCSCFFKRSVRKGTHYTCIAVKGNCVVDKARRNWCPFCRFQRCLAVGMNIAAVQEERGPRSQQAHSAHGHSRRLLAVTPPPASPAGQTLHFQILAQILVTCLRQAKLNEQFRLLERAQQDAILQVVWSECFILRASHWSLDISAMIESCGDVQLKLLLSEAQQLRADVMELNFLETLILCRKELALNADYALILETHSNGALCSLARYTLHRSHWLRFGQLLLGLRQLCLRRYDCALSCMFRNVVRDILKTL, via the exons ATGTCACTTGTATCGCTATATAATGCCTGCCAGGTGTGCGGAGACCAGAGCTCCGGTAAGCATTACGGTGTCTCCTGCTGCGACGGCTGCTCCTGCTTCTTCAAGCGTAGCGTCAGGAAGGGCACCCACTATACCTGCATCGCTGTGAAGGGCAACTGTGTTGTGGATAAGGCACGCCGCAACTGGTGTCCCTTCTGCCGATTTCAGCGCTGCCTGGCTGTGGGCATGAATATAGCTGCCGTTCAGGAGGAACGTGGTCCACGTAGTCAACAGGCACACAGCGCTCATGGCCATAGTCGTCGGCTATTGGCTGTGACGCCTCCGCCAGCTTCGCCAGCTGGGCAGACGCTGCACTTTCAGATACTGGCACAAATTCTGGTAACATGTCTGCGCCAGGCGAAGCTTAACGAGCAGTTTCGGCTGCTGGAGCGCGCCCAGCAAGATGCCATTTTGCAGGTGGTCTGGAGCGAGTGTTTCATCTTGCGCGCATCGCATTGGTCTTTGGACATAAGTGCCATGATCGAAAGCTGTGGCGATGTGCAGCTCAAGCTGCTGCTATCCGAGGCGCAACAGCTGCGAGCCGATGTCATGGAGCTGAATTTTCTAGAAACGCTTATTTTATGCCGCAAAG AACTGGCATTGAACGCTGATTATGCCCTGATCTTAGAGACGCACTCCAATGGTGCACTCTGCTCCTTGGCTCGCTACACACTCCATCGATCCCATTGGTTACGCTTTGGTCAACTTTTGCTCGGATTACGTCAGCTCTGTCTGCGGCGCTACGATTGCGCCCTGTCCTGTATGTTTCGCAACGTAGTTAGGGATATTTTGAAGACACTTTAA